From the Lepidochelys kempii isolate rLepKem1 chromosome 2, rLepKem1.hap2, whole genome shotgun sequence genome, one window contains:
- the LOC140907330 gene encoding zinc finger and SCAN domain-containing protein 29-like isoform X3, with protein MQSSSAEVTMMESQDCKRAPAWTEREVRDLIAVWGEESVRSELRSSFRNAKIFLKISQGMKDRGHNRDPKQCRVKLKELRQAYQKTREANGRFGSEPQTCHFYDELHAILGGSATTTPAVLFDSFNGDGGNIEAGFEDEEDSSQQESGETIFPISQELFLTLDLEPVPPEPTQGCLPDPPGREGTSAACVSRITGSSPSQRLAKIRRRKKCTHEEMFSELKGFNAEAAGGSN; from the exons atgcagagctcatcagcagaggtgaccatgatggagtcccaggattgcaaaagagctccagcgtggaccgaacgggaggtacgggatttgatcgctgtatggggagaagaatccgtccgatcagaactccgttccagttttcgaaatgccaaaatatttctcaaaatctcccagggcatgaaggacagaggccataacagggacccgaagcagtgccgtgtgaaacttaaggagctgcggcaagcctaccagaaaaccagagaggcaaacggccgcttcgggtcagagccccaaacatgccacttctatgatgagctgcatgccattttagggggttcagccaccactaccccagccgtgttgtttgactccttcaatggagatggaggcaacatagAAGCAGGTTTTGAggacgaggaagatagctcacagcaagaaagcggagaaaccatttttcccatcagccaggaactgtttctcaccctggacctggagccagtaccccccgaacccacccaaggctgcctcccagacccgccaggccgagaagggacctctg ctgcatgtgtttcaaggatcacaggatcttctccttcccagaggctagcgaagattagaaggcgaaaaaaatgcactcatgaagaaatgttctctgagctcaaaggattcaatgctgaggctgctggaggatcaaactaa
- the LOC140907330 gene encoding zinc finger and SCAN domain-containing protein 29-like isoform X1, whose translation MHWPRRQEKARELLNFNFLFGQHGKLQVTVQSSSAEVTMQSSSAEVTMMESQDCKRAPAWTEREVRDLIAVWGEESVRSELRSSFRNAKIFLKISQGMKDRGHNRDPKQCRVKLKELRQAYQKTREANGRFGSEPQTCHFYDELHAILGGSATTTPAVLFDSFNGDGGNIEAGFEDEEDSSQQESGETIFPISQELFLTLDLEPVPPEPTQGCLPDPPGREGTSAACVSRITGSSPSQRLAKIRRRKKCTHEEMFSELKGFNAEAAGGSN comes from the exons atgcactggccacgtagacaggaaaaggcccgcgaacttttgaatttcaatttcctgtttggccagcatggcaagctgcaggtgaccgtgcagagttcatcagcagaggtgaccatgcagagctcatcagcagaggtgaccatgatggagtcccaggattgcaaaagagctccagcgtggaccgaacgggaggtacgggatttgatcgctgtatggggagaagaatccgtccgatcagaactccgttccagttttcgaaatgccaaaatatttctcaaaatctcccagggcatgaaggacagaggccataacagggacccgaagcagtgccgtgtgaaacttaaggagctgcggcaagcctaccagaaaaccagagaggcaaacggccgcttcgggtcagagccccaaacatgccacttctatgatgagctgcatgccattttagggggttcagccaccactaccccagccgtgttgtttgactccttcaatggagatggaggcaacatagAAGCAGGTTTTGAggacgaggaagatagctcacagcaagaaagcggagaaaccatttttcccatcagccaggaactgtttctcaccctggacctggagccagtaccccccgaacccacccaaggctgcctcccagacccgccaggccgagaagggacctctg ctgcatgtgtttcaaggatcacaggatcttctccttcccagaggctagcgaagattagaaggcgaaaaaaatgcactcatgaagaaatgttctctgagctcaaaggattcaatgctgaggctgctggaggatcaaactaa
- the LOC140907330 gene encoding uncharacterized protein isoform X2 gives MHWPRRQEKARELLNFNFLFGQHGKLQVTVQSSSAEVTMQSSSAEVTMMESQDCKRAPAWTEREGMKDRGHNRDPKQCRVKLKELRQAYQKTREANGRFGSEPQTCHFYDELHAILGGSATTTPAVLFDSFNGDGGNIEAGFEDEEDSSQQESGETIFPISQELFLTLDLEPVPPEPTQGCLPDPPGREGTSAACVSRITGSSPSQRLAKIRRRKKCTHEEMFSELKGFNAEAAGGSN, from the exons atgcactggccacgtagacaggaaaaggcccgcgaacttttgaatttcaatttcctgtttggccagcatggcaagctgcaggtgaccgtgcagagttcatcagcagaggtgaccatgcagagctcatcagcagaggtgaccatgatggagtcccaggattgcaaaagagctccagcgtggaccgaacgggag ggcatgaaggacagaggccataacagggacccgaagcagtgccgtgtgaaacttaaggagctgcggcaagcctaccagaaaaccagagaggcaaacggccgcttcgggtcagagccccaaacatgccacttctatgatgagctgcatgccattttagggggttcagccaccactaccccagccgtgttgtttgactccttcaatggagatggaggcaacatagAAGCAGGTTTTGAggacgaggaagatagctcacagcaagaaagcggagaaaccatttttcccatcagccaggaactgtttctcaccctggacctggagccagtaccccccgaacccacccaaggctgcctcccagacccgccaggccgagaagggacctctg ctgcatgtgtttcaaggatcacaggatcttctccttcccagaggctagcgaagattagaaggcgaaaaaaatgcactcatgaagaaatgttctctgagctcaaaggattcaatgctgaggctgctggaggatcaaactaa